The nucleotide sequence CTCCTCTCCACTTCCTCTTCTATAAGCCGAATTACCAAATCCAGAACCACCGTTATCAGCAATATAAGTTTTAATAAAACCCATCTTATAGCGACTTTCATATCCTTCTTCTCTTAAATGATCACGTTGTCCGTTTAattcttgatcaaaaagGCCAGATTTGAAAAGGGGCGTCTCTGTGTTGTCCTTGTTCTTATAGAGAAGCCATCCACCAACTAGAGATCCCACGGCGAATATTTTGGCGAAggtgatttcaattggcttcttttcaacatgGTGGCTATGGGAGGAGTTGAATCTTTTTGCACTGAGTGTGGCACGCAAAGCCTTCTGTCTGGTTGAATTAGCGAACATTGTTATAGTTTGGTTTGTATGGTTGACGAGGGTTGCAAGgagaatttgttgatgtgtAACTGGACTTCTCTTACTCTCTGTTTCTCtgtctttttttttccctctcttcaaccaatgaaaaagttggtGAAGAAAATATGCATTATATGCAGGAAATAGAGAAAGCAAAGAGTAAATGGGGTAAATCAAACCGTGTATCAAAACCTATGAATCTATATACGTTTTCCCATCCTTCAATTCAGCTGGATGCCAACGATGCAATTTTTGGTGCTACTTTATTCCAAGTGTAGCCCATCGTAAACCGACTTGTGTATATCTGTTTGAAAAGACCAGCTTTTCGGAAGCGTTTCATTGCTTATTTACCTTTTGACTCCTCCCATTCCTGAATCCAGCTGGATCTATATGCCCTTGGGTTATAAGATGGGAGATAACTGGATGATGGAGATGAGCTTGTAGTCTTGCGAGCTAACTTCTTTGCACTTCCTGTCAGCGAAAATCGGGTTAATGCAAAATCTGTAGCGAGTACAAATAAGGGACCTAGTAGTAGTAGGCTATTAGTTGGAAAATGTTTCATATGCATTTCGACGATGATGAGTGTTTCCTTGAAGACAAATGTCAATTTGGATATACTTTCGagatgatttgaaaaactttgtCATTCCATAAGTTCAAATTTTgctatttttttcttacaATTGCGCTTCGATTTTGTGTGATGAGAACTCAGCAAATCCTTCCTGAATCATAGCAAAGCTTCATTGTGAAAGGCTGTACTTATCGGGAAAAGATAGGTATGCTAATAAGAGCCTTTCTATGAGAAtataattttgttcaattcgATGGCCGATTGGGATTGGCAAGATGTTCAAGTATGAAAAATATCACACCATAGGACACCCTCCATGAAATGGTTCGAAAACATTTCATTCTTCGTTAGTTTGTTCATAGGGTCCCGGGTATGATGATAGTAGAAGAACCCTGTGTTGACTATGAACAAGCTTACCAACCGcaaatcaagaatttaggcatcaaacaaatattcaattcaatctATTATTTGCATTCAAATTAAGGCAAAAGTTTCGCAACGATCAAGTCCTTTCATGAATTGTAGTTTGAGAGGTGTACGTTTAGTGGAAAGTTGAGTTAGTTAAATCTTCGTtaaacaaagaaagaattAAGCGAGCATAAGTGGCCATTCAGGATCTATAGTCGCTGCTTTATATATTGATAATGTCCTTTTCATCAGCTTTGAGTCCCACCGTGTTTCTTATTCCTTGGGTGTTGATAcctttggttttgaaaagcTATTCAGAATAACCAATCCACTACACAACTCCAAGGGCATTCAATCACTGTTAACAATagaaaacatttgaaatttgctCTAAATCAGGTGATTACTCAACCTCTTACAACCTTCACCATGAACAGAAGCAAAAACACAAGGTCCAGTGCTATCCATAAACTCACTTGTGTCTCACCAAGCGGGTAAGACAGATGCGGAAAACATACATTTCTTCCCCACATAAGTTTAGACATTCGCCCAATGAGGCCAGAGTTTTCTGCTTGTTCAAGCTTCACGAAGCAAAATCCAGGAACTGGAAGAGTCAGTTATAACTTGACATTACGCCTAATTCTCAGTTTCTTAAATGCGCATAACTTCATGCTCAGTTTTTCCACTTATTGTTATAGTAAGTTGGACGCCAATTATACACAGGAAGAAAGCGGTAATTTTGCCTCTGAAAGGAATAATTTCCGACTCTTGATATCAAGCTAGACCCCTTTTTCTAGTATTTTAAATAATCctgattttgttgactgcaaatatatataacaAAGCGTAAAAATAATATTATTAGCCGTTTTACTAATTTGTACGACATTTATTTTTCCGTGGCTAATAAATAGAAAAGACAAGGGAAacacaaaaatattttcttttttagaTTATCAAATAGATTAACCGTAGATGTGCAACGGCTAAAATATACATTAACCTTAAATACTGATGTTTGGTGTTTCGATATACTGCGGTATAGATCCAGCCACTGAAAGGCTTCCATTTAGATGACCCTCCGACGTCGGTGCTGCTTCCATTACCaagaatgaagaaaaatatGGAAAATAGCTAGCTCCATAATGGCTTATGTTTCTCATTCTACTCGTACCCTAGTCTCACGGCATTACTGATTTTACTTGATCAATGGTGTACATATACTCATGGTTCCCAGTGGATAGCAAAGTGTTAGCCGTTGCCGAAAAGTAAACCATCGTGCATTTGTTAAAAATTGTTCTATTTCCTAGTTTTGTACAACAATTGTCGCTTCCGTACATTATATTGctatacaaaacaatagcgtttgtttctttttagcCGGATATGGCGATTCCGAAATTGGCTTGTTCAAGTATAATGGGCTAATGAATCCATGTATAAATACAATGAGATGCCCACCCCCTTgaaaactttcaaatttaatCAGGGTGTTGAAAACTAATAATACAATGTCCACTTCATCAGATAATCGAAGTAAAGTTGCCGCGGAGGACAACAGCGATATATCTACTAATAGCAGTGATGAATTCGTCGTTCATAACTTAGCTGATGTTACTTCCATAAATTCAGACCCAGAAAAGAATTTGGGGCTATCGCGGACGGAGACAAAgaaagatttggaattgcTTGGTGTTTCTAGCGAGAGACCACCTCCATCAATTACAGCACCACCAGTTGAAGATCCTATTTTCCCAGAAGAGTATGGTTTAGAAACAACTACTGGGCTAGTTAGAGTCAAAACTTTGGAAAGTTTAGGAAGAACAAAATCGCACAAGAGTGAAATCAAGGATGACACTGAGTTCGTCACTTTTACCATTGGCGACCCTGAAAACCCTCACAATTGGCCAATGGCCATTAAATGGCTCTACACTTTTTTGCTTTCCATGTTGGTTATCAGCGCTGCTTATGGATCTTCTTGTTTGTCAGGTGGTCTATTCACAATCAATGATAAATACGGTGTATCGACAGAAGTTTCCACATTGACAGTTTCATTGATGGTGTTGGGTTTCTGTGTTGGCCCTTTACTTTGGGCCCCATTATCAGaacaaattggaagaagacCGGTTTATTTTATCAGTTTTGGTCTCTACACAGTGCTCAATATCCCATGCGCATTGTCTCCAAATATTGGTGGTTTATTGGCTGCTCGTTTTTTTTGTGGTGTTTGTGCAGCTAGTGCATTGACTAACGTTGGTGCCAGTTTGGTCGACATGCACAATGAGACTCGTGGTGTGGCAATTGCATTTTTCAGTTTTTGTCCATATAGTGGTCCAGTCTTTGGAGGTCTTGTTAACGGTTTCATCAGTATAGGTACAAACAGATTTGATATCATGGTTTGGGTTAACATGGCCTTTGCTGGTGTTATGTGGATTATTGTTTCGCTAATTCCGGAGACATATCCTCCAgtcattttgaaacaaagagCCAAGAGGTTGAGAAAGGAAACCGGAAACATGAACATAATGACAGAACAAGAAGCTACACCCTTGTCATTTATGGAGATGGTTAACACCAACTTGCTTCTTCCATTGAAATTTACCGTCACTGAGCCCATCTTGGACCTCGTCTGTGGTTTCGTTGCTTTGATTTACGCATTGTTATACGCATTCTTCTTTGCATACCCATacatattcaacaaattataCGGATTCAAAGATAACAAGATTGGCCTTATGTTTGTTCCTATCTTGATTGGAGCTGGATTTGCATTGACAACAACACCATATATCGAGAAGAAATACAAGGAAATGAGCAAAAGGAGGAAACCAGAACCAGAGGATAGACTAATTGGGGCAATGATTGGAGCTCCTTTCCCCTGCATTGCTTTATTCATCTTGGGGGCTACCTCATACAAACATATCATCTGGGTTGGTCCTGCTTCATCCGGTATTGCATTTGGTTACGGAATGGTGTTAATTTACTACTCATTGAATAACTACATTATTGATACGTATGCAAAATATGCAGCTTCCGCATTAGCAACAAAAGTGTTCCTTAGATCTGCTGGTGGTGCTGCTTTCCCGTTGTTTATCACCTACATGTATGAGGGATTGGGTTTACAATGGGCCAGTTGGTTATTGGCATTTGTCTGTTTGGCCATGATTTTAGTTCCATTCGGCTTTTACAAATATGGAGGTGCCTTGAGGAAAAAGTGGTGTAAAGAAGACTACACTATGCATTTAGATTAGATTTACTTTACTTTTAGATAATATACATATTTATTGAACCTTTGTCTTTAATGAAGTCAAGAAATCTCTATATGATGGCTCAGAACCGGTTTTGTCCTCAACCAAGCAACTTGAAGCCCACATCCTCAAAGCCATGAGGTCACGTTGTTGCGAAATCTCAATAGGCTCGTTCGATGATGCGCCAACAACAACGTACAAATTCTTCCAAATGACAGAGTCCTTTTGCTCCCTGATTTTACCAATGATTTGGCGAACTCTGTAGTTGAACTCACTCTCCTCGACTGTGTATTCTGGCAACTCAGTTTTTCCTGTTGTAATGTCGTACAAGTTTTGAGTACCAAATACGTCGTTAATTAAACCGGGCACAACGTTTCCCGAAACCCAGAGGAACAACTCACTTCCATTGTCAATTAAATACAATCCGTAGTTCTCCCAAGAAGTCTTTGTATCATTGATTGGCTCGGGCAATACGACATCGATATcatattcttcatcagcCAAACCACATGCATCTGGCATATTGTGTAATGAGTATACAGTAGGATAGATGgactttatcaaatgagGAATAGGTAAGGAACCCAAGTTATTCAAAGCAGCAGCTCTGTGATCGGAGGGGACACGATCGCTTCTGAATGCTAAGTTCTTGGTCAAGcacaacaataataatggCAACATTCTTAAGTTGGTTGAGATCTGTAATGGTGAAGCACCTGATACATTGCCAGCaaccaattcttttctGTATATATTCAATATATCCACTACCTTGGAGGTGATAAAGTCTCTTGCTTCGGGTAATGATGAAGACAATGCCTTCTCTATGGTTTTATGAGTAAAATAATTTGTTATGGCTAATTGATCAGCAGATGCATATACATCTACCAACTTGGATGACGTTGGCAAGGCTAAATTCATAACTCTGATTCTTCTTTCACCGAATGAAGTTGAGTGCAAGACAGCAGCTTGAAAGTAAACAATTGGCTTATTTATAGTCTCTTCAAtagcaatttcaataagGTACGATTGATCTCTGGGGAAAGTTGGGAAAGAACACAAATCTGAAGAtctgttgaaaaagttaCCATAAAACGATGACATTCTCATTCCAGTAGATCCTCTGACTCTCAACACTGCCTCCAATGCAATATCTTGAGATAAATGATCAGCCACTtcttttgacaatttggCAACATCTTCATACTTGTTACTTGTCCATGCTGGGTAAAAGTGTGTTTGACCCGCGGTGTATCTAGGCAAGTTAGACAAAGTAGCCACATCTTGGTACCCGGCAGAtgtcaaaaacaaatcaacagTCACTTGCGATGAGTTACAAGTTACTGCAAAAGACTTGTAAAAGCTATCTGCAGGAGTCAACAACGCCTTTGCTTCTTTAGCCTTACCAGCAACGCTAGCCTCATCTCTCAAACTCAATTTGCCTTCACCAACATTGGGCAAAGTAGCACCAAAACATACCAATTTACCACCAACATTGCTGATCAACTTGTGACCCGCCTTCAATGCAGGTCCAAGAGCAAATCCTTGGTTTGTAGTGCTTTCAAAGAAGGAGGGAAAGTCGAgcaacaacttttcaatgGGTTCTCTATTTTCATCCAAGTTGACCAATAATCCACTTGGAGAGGGCAAGAATGGTTCGTCGATGTCGGCAACTACCAACACTTCTGTCCCTTCCAAAccttcattgaatttgatgtaATGCAAGTTGGAGTCAACTCCAATGAATGCAACCCTAGCGGTCTTGTTAACATTAGGAATTCGATCTAAACTTTCAAGGATAGTTCTGGTAATGGTGCCGGTTAATCCACTTTGAACTGCATGTACAGAAACGTCAATGATAAAGACATAAACAATTGGTTGCGGAGCTCTAGCCATATATTCCTTTGGTgcaataaattcaacaactgcaTGGTTCAATTCAACTCTATCAAACTTGTTTCTCACTTGTCCACTAATCTCGTCGTAGTCAAAAGCACTTGGAATATCATTGAGCAAGTTACAAAAGTTACACCTCCAACGCCTTCCATTCTCTGCTAATGTTACAAATGGATTTATGTAACCACGACAACGACGACATCTACTTATAGTCGTGTCACAGGTTACAGGAACATTTTCGTCCTCAATTTTCAACGCATTATAAGGCTTGACAACAATGGCCAATGGTAATTTTGACTTCTTCAAAAGCGATCCACTGTTAGGAACAACATTTAATGTGGATCTAAAGTATTCTGGAGTAGCGTTAGCAGTTTTGGAACCTGGAATCAAGGTGGTCGTATCTGGTAGTGTAATTGGTGGGGGTTGAAATGACAACTCAGCAATAGGAGGAGGCAAATCACGGGATAAATCAGTAGTGTATAATGCATTGTACTGTATACCAGCAGCAATATTGTTTGGTTGTCCATATGAACCGCCATAACCTGATGCACCACCCGCCGTGGTTGCTGCCGCTGGTGGAACACCCCCCATACCTTGTCCATAAACACCAGCTTGAGGTTGAGGTTGGTATGGATCGTAGCTAAGTTGTGGAGTAgcttgaaattgatcagCTCCTGGTTGTTGGTAACCGGGAGCAGTGGAACCaacattcaattgttggaattgattttgcaactgaTCAGCGCCGtatggttgttgttgttgttgtccGTTGATTGGTTGTTGGATTTGGGGTTGTGGGGGTTGACCAAAAGTAGGTGGGACTGCAGCACCTCCCGGAGCACCAGCTGCATACTGTGGCTGTGGATATGCTCTTCTTCTACCTGACATGTGACTTtagaattgattgaattttttggGGGTTTTATGGAGATCtgatatttttcaaaagtttcaattgtttttacGTGGTCAGTTTTGAcaacaagagaaaaaagaTAAACAGAGTGGGAGTACACGACTTTTGTTACGTGGTAGCTTTTACTTTTGGCACGTGATTTGTTCTCATTTGTAGTTCGATTGCGAAATCAGTCAAAAGTTTATCCTTCTTTATCCACACGACACCATTATCATGTCTGACTCAACTGAAATTTACGAAAGTGTACCAATCGACAACAGTCTATCTAGAAAGATTAAAGACATAGCGGCAGGgtttgttggtggtgcCACCCAAGTCCTTATCGGCCAGCCAGCAGATTTGGTCAAAATTCGACTTCAAACCACTTCAGCAACGTCTTCTTCACAGGTCATCAAAGATGTTATTAAAAATGAAGGGCTACTTGCCTTCTACAAGGGTACCTTGCCACCACTCTTTGGAGTAGGTGTATGTGTGTCACTTCAATTTTACGGTTTTCATGAGGCAAAGAGGCAAATATTGCAATACACCGGCAAATCGCAATTGAATCTTTGGCCTGAGACTTATATCGCTGGTGCTGTGGCTGGTGTGGTAAATTCTCCCGTGACCGCTCCAGTAGAGCAATTAAGGATCCTCAGTCAATCATCAGGAGAACTGATTTCACTTACGTCCACAGTGAGAAAGATTTTTGCCGAAAGAGGTATACGGGGCATATACCGTGGTTTTGATATCACATTGATTAGAGAATTTCAAGCGTATGGTGTGTGGTTCTTGACCTACGAGGCGcttataaaaaaaattgttgagttgcATCATTACAAAAGCAGGGACCAAATTGGCACACCAGAATTGCTAGCAAGTGGTGCGCTTGCAGGTAATGCATTATGGCTAAGCTCGTACCCATTGGATGTAATAAAGTCCAACGTTCAAAGTGACGGATGGGGAGCTAATAGTAAATTTGATGGAAGTTCGCTCAAGGCAGCCAGATACATTTACACCCATCATGGATTTACCGGATTTTGGAGAGGAATTGTTCCTTGCTTACTAAGGGCTGTCCCATGTAGTGCAGGCACTTTTGCAAGTGTTGAGTTAGCACTTAGACTAATGGGGTAAATATACATCTATTTAACGAGTAATTCCTTCAAACGACCCAGAGCGTTGCTTATGAAGGGAGCTATTCTTTCTGTGCAACTCTGAAAAGCTTGTAGATACTTCTTGCAGCAACCCAGAAAACGAGTTGCTTCTCGACAAGACGGGTTCTTTGTCTAATGGATTAATTCTCTTGATAGTGATCAACAAGACCGTACAAACAAGCAAAACGGAACCGGCGATTACAAAAACGAGTCCGGGGCGATGTAAAGTACTCACAGAGTACTTGTACACTGATAAGTAAAGCACGGGGGTTACCAAAGCAAATatgtttttgatcaatgcCAATGCACCAAATAGTTCTCCTATTTTCGACTCCGGATAGAACTTGATAATCGATGAGTTGATGGCTGGGCTGATTAAGGTACCAAAGCCACAAAATACTGtaaaaatgaagaaaacCGAAGTCGTGGGGGAAACGCTATAACCATAGAAACCTATTGTCTCACAAACTAAGCCAATCAAACACATTGAAAAGTCTACCATATCAAGCTGTGTTTTGAATACTTTGAACTTAAGTCCATGTTGAAGGATCTTGTGGTTAATTATTGGCGACaataaaattaaaacaatgGCTTTGCTTGAGCAGCTGATGGCAAGTAGGTGGCCAACGCTGTTTTGTGCCCAATCATAGTTGTAAATCCCATACAAGATGAAGATCTCGCCAAAGGACATAGCCATGGTACTCATGACACACTCGATAAATGCCAAAACAAGAATTGTGAACCTGTCACGTCTGGCCTTATGTctatttgattgttttacTAACTCATCAGGGATGACAAGCAATTTGAGTGGTTttaaaaagttgaaatGACTGGTTAATCGTTCATACCATGGTGATTGTTCCATCATTCGAAGATTGACCTCACTCAGAGAGCGTGAAAGTGTTCTGGACTTCTTTCTTGCCTTCTCCGATCTCGACTCAGgtaaaacaaaaatggtCATTAAAAGATTTATAATAAGAATTGCGATTTCAAACTTCAACGGGATGAATTCCTGTTTTCTTATGTCAGCTTTGGGAGACATTTTTGTCGCCAATGCAATGATAAAGTTTCCCACCAAGGGACCAATACTCAATCCAACAAACATTGCAGCGAAGCCGATGCCTAGTGCATATATTCTCTGATGTGGTTCAGCAACGTCGGATATATAACAATTGCACAACGCTATTAATGACATAAGCCCACCGCCCAGGTTACTAATAGCCTCACTTGTAATCATTGAGTAAAACTGCAACGTGGTGTAGTTGTACATGAAGAAAAACTTGAGTGATTTTCCAaccaagaaacaaagaatCACAATTATAAGAAATGGGCGTCTTCCGTAGAGATCACTCAAGGGTGCTATTTTACCAGACGATATCAACATAATGATAGCACCCGTTATCGTATAGCCCAATTGCAAATTAGACATCAACACTTGGGCCGAATCTTTATTGCATTTTTCTGCACCAAGACTGTTACATGCAAGCTTCAATGTAATGACTTGCCTTGTAGCCTCAGCACTGGAAATAGAAAAGGCAAATAGGAAAGTAATTGTAGAGACCATCAACACACTTGGACGTTTCAACCAGTGAATGCTTTTGTTCAATAGCCGTTGCTCTCTCAACCATACAACATCCTCATTATgctcatcttcatcgtaCTCTTCGTCGTTCTCCAATATGGCTTCATAAACATCGTTTGCTGCTTGTTCTAAGTCCATCAATGCTTGTCCATTGTCTGGTATCTGCGGTGTTCTGTTTTGTTTAGTCAGCGACTCATTTGGTAAAAGCGGATCGATATCTGTGGGATCATGCTGGTCTGGTGGTACAAAAGATTCCAGTGATGACATTGATAGCAAGATGAATGAAGATAGAAAGTAGATGGATCTAAAAATGGTGCCTTAGAAGAAAAGGAGTGGGTTTTGACAAGTTTTTGATCCTATTGTAAAATTGCTATCTTTGATTTAAGCGAACGGCtcaagaattttgaaagGATGCGCAGAATGTTTACGTTTTGGGATTTAATTCCGTCTCGGGAGGTGGCGCAACTGTAATTAAGAAACTGAGTGAATGTAACCACAATTTCTAATACATCGTTGCCATTCATAATTGAGCCGTATGCAAATATTCCGTTTACTATAATGTGGCTTAAGATCTAAGGACCAGTTTTGACCACTTTGgtagaagaagagaaaataAATGTGGTGCAGAGCCACATTTTCAAGTAATATTGGCACCGCGATGGAAAACCGGATCAATAACGTACAATGATTACCgaaatctttgaaagaTTTCAGTTGTATGTGTTTGCACATAGAGCCTATGCCTTCTCTGTTACTATGCTTGAAGATTCACCTTTCCAATGGGAAGCGCACTTTTACAAATTTGTCATACAAAAAATAATCACCAATGGCTATAACCATCACCACAGCTATGCTATCCAAAAGAACTCACAGAATATCTAAATCCACTTTTAACTTTGTTGCTCGTTTCATTTGGAACGATCACAAGGGTTCCAAACGTCCCGACAATGAAGCTCTTGCAGATGCGTTAAACCTCCTCTCGAAACCAACAACGAAACCCAAAT is from Candida orthopsilosis Co 90-125, chromosome 1 draft sequence and encodes:
- a CDS encoding Tpo3 protein (possible role in polyamine transport) is translated as MSTSSDNRSKVAAEDNSDISTNSSDEFVVHNLADVTSINSDPEKNLGLSRTETKKDLELLGVSSERPPPSITAPPVEDPIFPEEYGLETTTGLVRVKTLESLGRTKSHKSEIKDDTEFVTFTIGDPENPHNWPMAIKWLYTFLLSMLVISAAYGSSCLSGGLFTINDKYGVSTEVSTLTVSLMVLGFCVGPLLWAPLSEQIGRRPVYFISFGLYTVLNIPCALSPNIGGLLAARFFCGVCAASALTNVGASLVDMHNETRGVAIAFFSFCPYSGPVFGGLVNGFISIGTNRFDIMVWVNMAFAGVMWIIVSLIPETYPPVILKQRAKRLRKETGNMNIMTEQEATPLSFMEMVNTNLLLPLKFTVTEPILDLVCGFVALIYALLYAFFFAYPYIFNKLYGFKDNKIGLMFVPILIGAGFALTTTPYIEKKYKEMSKRRKPEPEDRLIGAMIGAPFPCIALFILGATSYKHIIWVGPASSGIAFGYGMVLIYYSLNNYIIDTYAKYAASALATKVFLRSAGGAAFPLFITYMYEGLGLQWASWLLAFVCLAMILVPFGFYKYGGALRKKWCKEDYTMHLD
- a CDS encoding Sec24 protein (protein with a possible role in ER to transport) — encoded protein: MSGRRRAYPQPQYAAGAPGGAAVPPTFGQPPQPQIQQPINGQQQQQPYGADQLQNQFQQLNVGSTAPGYQQPGADQFQATPQLSYDPYQPQPQAGVYGQGMGGVPPAAATTAGGASGYGGSYGQPNNIAAGIQYNALYTTDLSRDLPPPIAELSFQPPPITLPDTTTLIPGSKTANATPEYFRSTLNVVPNSGSLLKKSKLPLAIVVKPYNALKIEDENVPVTCDTTISRCRRCRGYINPFVTLAENGRRWRCNFCNLLNDIPSAFDYDEISGQVRNKFDRVELNHAVVEFIAPKEYMARAPQPIVYVFIIDVSVHAVQSGLTGTITRTILESLDRIPNVNKTARVAFIGVDSNLHYIKFNEGLEGTEVLVVADIDEPFLPSPSGLLVNLDENREPIEKLLLDFPSFFESTTNQGFALGPALKAGHKLISNVGGKLVCFGATLPNVGEGKLSLRDEASVAGKAKEAKALLTPADSFYKSFAVTCNSSQVTVDLFLTSAGYQDVATLSNLPRYTAGQTHFYPAWTSNKYEDVAKLSKEVADHLSQDIALEAVLRVRGSTGMRMSSFYGNFFNRSSDLCSFPTFPRDQSYLIEIAIEETINKPIVYFQAAVLHSTSFGERRIRVMNLALPTSSKLVDVYASADQLAITNYFTHKTIEKALSSSLPEARDFITSKVVDILNIYRKELVAGNVSGASPLQISTNLRMLPLLLLCLTKNLAFRSDRVPSDHRAAALNNLGSLPIPHLIKSIYPTVYSLHNMPDACGLADEEYDIDVVLPEPINDTKTSWENYGLYLIDNGSELFLWVSGNVVPGLINDVFGTQNLYDITTGKTELPEYTVEESEFNYRVRQIIGKIREQKDSVIWKNLYVVVGASSNEPIEISQQRDLMALRMWASSCLVEDKTGSEPSYRDFLTSLKTKVQ
- a CDS encoding Ymc2 carrier protein (mitochondrial); translated protein: MSDSTEIYESVPIDNSLSRKIKDIAAGFVGGATQVLIGQPADLVKIRLQTTSATSSSQVIKDVIKNEGLLAFYKGTLPPLFGVGVCVSLQFYGFHEAKRQILQYTGKSQLNLWPETYIAGAVAGVVNSPVTAPVEQLRILSQSSGESISLTSTVRKIFAERGIRGIYRGFDITLIREFQAYGVWFLTYEALIKKIVELHHYKSRDQIGTPELLASGALAGNALWLSSYPLDVIKSNVQSDGWGANSKFDGSSLKAARYIYTHHGFTGFWRGIVPCLLRAVPCSAGTFASVELALRLMG
- a CDS encoding membrane transporter, coding for MSSSESFVPPDQHDPTDIDPLLPNESSTKQNRTPQIPDNGQALMDLEQAANDVYEAILENDEEYDEDEHNEDVVWLREQRLLNKSIHWLKRPSVLMVSTITFLFAFSISSAEATRQVITLKLACNSLGAEKCNKDSAQVLMSNLQLGYTITGAIIMLISSGKIAPLSDLYGRRPFLIIVILCFLVGKSLKFFFMYNYTTLQFYSMITSEAISNSGGGLMSLIALCNCYISDVAEPHQRIYALGIGFAAMFVGLSIGPLVGNFIIALATKMSPKADIRKQEFIPLKFEIAILIINLLMTIFVLPESRSEKARKKSRTLSRSSSEVNLRMMEQSPWYERLTSHFNFLKPLKLLVIPDELVKQSNRHKARRDRFTILVLAFIECVMSTMAMSFGEIFILYGIYNYDWAQNSVGHLLAISCSSKAIVLILLSPIINHKILQHGLKFKVFKTQLDMVDFSMCLIGLVCETIGFYGYSVSPTTSVFFIFTVFCGFGTLISPAINSSIIKFYPESKIGELFGALALIKNIFALVTPVLYLSVYKYSVSTLHRPGLVFVIAGSVLLVCTVLLITIKRINPLDKEPVLSRSNSFSGLSQEVSTSFSELHRKNSSLHKQRSGSFEGITR